One Rosa chinensis cultivar Old Blush chromosome 5, RchiOBHm-V2, whole genome shotgun sequence genomic region harbors:
- the LOC112166424 gene encoding kinesin-like protein KIN-14F isoform X2, translated as MDAKPKPEAETLSSSQQCRHHHSFPNQQPHRCPLTPPTPSAMPLRSSNAASAPMLCDWEPQSFLLSFKLLGLRFCFTFKLSRRSAFSSLLDFKDYAWVKRGSLFPFMDYIDRFQDQSELGNCKPCDFQMATEEGFLVDQGFSEKLIADINMAAGNPVYDESVLRGVQEATGSNHDLDYQFVDQDIYWKKKDARVYEGCGSDLRMPKKMKVSTSGGQFLCKSCAKLTKHVCGICKKWNQPDSGSWVVEGPYDSVPIPDGAALSAFQYFENVRNFLVAVEELGLPTFEASDLEQGGKSASTRIVNCVLALKSYSDWKKAGGSGSWKFVGNLKPPISGKPFLRKNSEPFMSSFTRTLSWSERSQDSFSCEDPNEASSSHSLHKLAREVLLDKKQEEIPFVKAHSKDSPGPDSDSPSLSEPGSGDIKNEEKAATEIKKDDCCNQTYDHQEGSKEKYLGMKFLQMKYQEDFNS; from the exons ATGG ATGCAAAGCCCAAACCTGAAGCCGAAACCCTCTCATCCTCTCAGCAATGCCGCCACCATCATAGCTTTCCAAACCAGCAACCTCACCGTTGTCCCTTGACGCCTCCGACCCCCTCCGCGATGCCATTGAGGAGCTCCAACGCCGCCAGCGCACCGATGTTGTGTGATTGGGAACCTCAAAGCTTTCTGCTATCATTTAAGCTATTGGGGTTGAGATTCTGCTTCACATTTAAGCTGTCTCGCAGATCGGCCTTCTCTTCGTTGCTCGATTTTAAG GATTATGCCTGGGTTAAAAGGGGATCACTTTTTCCATTTATGGATTATATAGACAG GTTTCAAGACCAGTCTGAACTGGGCAACTGCAAGCCCTGTGATTTCCAGATGGCAACTGAGGAGGGATTTTTGGTGGATCAAGGGTTTAGTGAGAAGTTGATAGCAGATATAAACATGGCAGCTGGGAACCCAGTGTATGATGAATCCGTACTTAGAGGAGTTCAAGAGGCTACTGGTTCAAATCATGATCTCGACTATCAGTTTGTGGACCAG GACATCTattggaagaagaaggatgCAAGAGTCTATGAAGGCTGCGGCTCGGATCTTAGAATGCCAAAGAAAATGAAGGTTTCAACTTCTGGAGGGCAATTCCTTTGTAAATCATGTGCTAAG TTGACAAAACATGTTTGTGGGATATGCAAGAAGTGGAATCAGCCTGACAGTGGAAGTTGG GTTGTTGAAGGCCCTTATGACTCTGTGCCTATTCCTGACGGGGCAGCTCTATCAGCATTTCAGTACTTCGAAAACGTCAGAAATTTCCTTGTGGCTGTGGAGGAATTGGGGCTTCCAACCTTTGAAGCCTCTGATTTGGAACAG GGAGGAAAATCTGCAAGTACAAGGATTGTCAACTGTGTTCTAGCACTAAAATCATATAGTGACTGGAAAAAAGCAGGCGGAAGTGGATCATGGAAATTTGTTGGAAACTTGAAACCGCCTATCTCTGGGAAACCCTTTCTGCGAAAAAATTCTGAACCATTCATGAGTTCTTTTACAAGGACCTTATCATGGAGTGAAAGATCGCAAGATAGTTTCTCCTGTGAAGATCCCAATGAAGCA AGTTCTTCTCATTCCTTACACAAGCTAGCACGTGAAGTTCTTTTGGACAAAAAACAGGAAGAAATTCCATTT GTAAAAGCACATTCCAAAGATAGCCCTGGCCCTGACTCTGACTCTCCATCTCTTTCTGAACCTGGTTCTGGTGATATCAAG aatgAAGAGAAAGCTGCGACTGAAATAAAGAAGGATGATTGTTGCAATCAAACATATGACCATCAAGAGggatcaaaagaaaaatatttag GAATGAAGTTTCTACAAATGAAGTACCAGGAGGATTTCAACAGCTAg
- the LOC112166424 gene encoding kinesin-like protein KIN-14F isoform X1, whose protein sequence is MDAKPKPEAETLSSSQQCRHHHSFPNQQPHRCPLTPPTPSAMPLRSSNAASAPMLCDWEPQSFLLSFKLLGLRFCFTFKLSRRSAFSSLLDFKDYAWVKRGSLFPFMDYIDRFQDQSELGNCKPCDFQMATEEGFLVDQGFSEKLIADINMAAGNPVYDESVLRGVQEATGSNHDLDYQFVDQDIYWKKKDARVYEGCGSDLRMPKKMKVSTSGGQFLCKSCAKLTKHVCGICKKWNQPDSGSWVVEGPYDSVPIPDGAALSAFQYFENVRNFLVAVEELGLPTFEASDLEQGGKSASTRIVNCVLALKSYSDWKKAGGSGSWKFVGNLKPPISGKPFLRKNSEPFMSSFTRTLSWSERSQDSFSCEDPNEASSSHSLHKLAREVLLDKKQEEIPFVKAHSKDSPGPDSDSPSLSEPGSGDIKNEEKAATEIKKDDCCNQTYDHQEGSKEKYLAGMKFLQMKYQEDFNS, encoded by the exons ATGG ATGCAAAGCCCAAACCTGAAGCCGAAACCCTCTCATCCTCTCAGCAATGCCGCCACCATCATAGCTTTCCAAACCAGCAACCTCACCGTTGTCCCTTGACGCCTCCGACCCCCTCCGCGATGCCATTGAGGAGCTCCAACGCCGCCAGCGCACCGATGTTGTGTGATTGGGAACCTCAAAGCTTTCTGCTATCATTTAAGCTATTGGGGTTGAGATTCTGCTTCACATTTAAGCTGTCTCGCAGATCGGCCTTCTCTTCGTTGCTCGATTTTAAG GATTATGCCTGGGTTAAAAGGGGATCACTTTTTCCATTTATGGATTATATAGACAG GTTTCAAGACCAGTCTGAACTGGGCAACTGCAAGCCCTGTGATTTCCAGATGGCAACTGAGGAGGGATTTTTGGTGGATCAAGGGTTTAGTGAGAAGTTGATAGCAGATATAAACATGGCAGCTGGGAACCCAGTGTATGATGAATCCGTACTTAGAGGAGTTCAAGAGGCTACTGGTTCAAATCATGATCTCGACTATCAGTTTGTGGACCAG GACATCTattggaagaagaaggatgCAAGAGTCTATGAAGGCTGCGGCTCGGATCTTAGAATGCCAAAGAAAATGAAGGTTTCAACTTCTGGAGGGCAATTCCTTTGTAAATCATGTGCTAAG TTGACAAAACATGTTTGTGGGATATGCAAGAAGTGGAATCAGCCTGACAGTGGAAGTTGG GTTGTTGAAGGCCCTTATGACTCTGTGCCTATTCCTGACGGGGCAGCTCTATCAGCATTTCAGTACTTCGAAAACGTCAGAAATTTCCTTGTGGCTGTGGAGGAATTGGGGCTTCCAACCTTTGAAGCCTCTGATTTGGAACAG GGAGGAAAATCTGCAAGTACAAGGATTGTCAACTGTGTTCTAGCACTAAAATCATATAGTGACTGGAAAAAAGCAGGCGGAAGTGGATCATGGAAATTTGTTGGAAACTTGAAACCGCCTATCTCTGGGAAACCCTTTCTGCGAAAAAATTCTGAACCATTCATGAGTTCTTTTACAAGGACCTTATCATGGAGTGAAAGATCGCAAGATAGTTTCTCCTGTGAAGATCCCAATGAAGCA AGTTCTTCTCATTCCTTACACAAGCTAGCACGTGAAGTTCTTTTGGACAAAAAACAGGAAGAAATTCCATTT GTAAAAGCACATTCCAAAGATAGCCCTGGCCCTGACTCTGACTCTCCATCTCTTTCTGAACCTGGTTCTGGTGATATCAAG aatgAAGAGAAAGCTGCGACTGAAATAAAGAAGGATGATTGTTGCAATCAAACATATGACCATCAAGAGggatcaaaagaaaaatatttag CAGGAATGAAGTTTCTACAAATGAAGTACCAGGAGGATTTCAACAGCTAg
- the LOC112166424 gene encoding kinesin-like protein KIN-14I isoform X4, with amino-acid sequence MPLRSSNAASAPMLCDWEPQSFLLSFKLLGLRFCFTFKLSRRSAFSSLLDFKDYAWVKRGSLFPFMDYIDRFQDQSELGNCKPCDFQMATEEGFLVDQGFSEKLIADINMAAGNPVYDESVLRGVQEATGSNHDLDYQFVDQDIYWKKKDARVYEGCGSDLRMPKKMKVSTSGGQFLCKSCAKLTKHVCGICKKWNQPDSGSWVVEGPYDSVPIPDGAALSAFQYFENVRNFLVAVEELGLPTFEASDLEQGGKSASTRIVNCVLALKSYSDWKKAGGSGSWKFVGNLKPPISGKPFLRKNSEPFMSSFTRTLSWSERSQDSFSCEDPNEASSSHSLHKLAREVLLDKKQEEIPFVKAHSKDSPGPDSDSPSLSEPGSGDIKNEEKAATEIKKDDCCNQTYDHQEGSKEKYLAGMKFLQMKYQEDFNS; translated from the exons ATGCCATTGAGGAGCTCCAACGCCGCCAGCGCACCGATGTTGTGTGATTGGGAACCTCAAAGCTTTCTGCTATCATTTAAGCTATTGGGGTTGAGATTCTGCTTCACATTTAAGCTGTCTCGCAGATCGGCCTTCTCTTCGTTGCTCGATTTTAAG GATTATGCCTGGGTTAAAAGGGGATCACTTTTTCCATTTATGGATTATATAGACAG GTTTCAAGACCAGTCTGAACTGGGCAACTGCAAGCCCTGTGATTTCCAGATGGCAACTGAGGAGGGATTTTTGGTGGATCAAGGGTTTAGTGAGAAGTTGATAGCAGATATAAACATGGCAGCTGGGAACCCAGTGTATGATGAATCCGTACTTAGAGGAGTTCAAGAGGCTACTGGTTCAAATCATGATCTCGACTATCAGTTTGTGGACCAG GACATCTattggaagaagaaggatgCAAGAGTCTATGAAGGCTGCGGCTCGGATCTTAGAATGCCAAAGAAAATGAAGGTTTCAACTTCTGGAGGGCAATTCCTTTGTAAATCATGTGCTAAG TTGACAAAACATGTTTGTGGGATATGCAAGAAGTGGAATCAGCCTGACAGTGGAAGTTGG GTTGTTGAAGGCCCTTATGACTCTGTGCCTATTCCTGACGGGGCAGCTCTATCAGCATTTCAGTACTTCGAAAACGTCAGAAATTTCCTTGTGGCTGTGGAGGAATTGGGGCTTCCAACCTTTGAAGCCTCTGATTTGGAACAG GGAGGAAAATCTGCAAGTACAAGGATTGTCAACTGTGTTCTAGCACTAAAATCATATAGTGACTGGAAAAAAGCAGGCGGAAGTGGATCATGGAAATTTGTTGGAAACTTGAAACCGCCTATCTCTGGGAAACCCTTTCTGCGAAAAAATTCTGAACCATTCATGAGTTCTTTTACAAGGACCTTATCATGGAGTGAAAGATCGCAAGATAGTTTCTCCTGTGAAGATCCCAATGAAGCA AGTTCTTCTCATTCCTTACACAAGCTAGCACGTGAAGTTCTTTTGGACAAAAAACAGGAAGAAATTCCATTT GTAAAAGCACATTCCAAAGATAGCCCTGGCCCTGACTCTGACTCTCCATCTCTTTCTGAACCTGGTTCTGGTGATATCAAG aatgAAGAGAAAGCTGCGACTGAAATAAAGAAGGATGATTGTTGCAATCAAACATATGACCATCAAGAGggatcaaaagaaaaatatttag CAGGAATGAAGTTTCTACAAATGAAGTACCAGGAGGATTTCAACAGCTAg
- the LOC112166424 gene encoding uncharacterized protein LOC112166424 isoform X3: MDAKPKPEAETLSSSQQCRHHHSFPNQQPHRCPLTPPTPSAMPLRSSNAASAPMLCDWEPQSFLLSFKLLGLRFCFTFKLSRRSAFSSLLDFKDYAWVKRGSLFPFMDYIDRFQDQSELGNCKPCDFQMATEEGFLVDQGFSEKLIADINMAAGNPVYDESVLRGVQEATGSNHDLDYQFVDQDIYWKKKDARVYEGCGSDLRMPKKMKVSTSGGQFLCKSCAKLTKHVCGICKKWNQPDSGSWVVEGPYDSVPIPDGAALSAFQYFENVRNFLVAVEELGLPTFEASDLEQGGKSASTRIVNCVLALKSYSDWKKAGGSGSWKFVGNLKPPISGKPFLRKNSEPFMSSFTRTLSWSERSQDSFSCEDPNEASSSHSLHKLAREVLLDKKQEEIPFVKAHSKDSPGPDSDSPSLSEPGSGDIKNEEKAATEIKKDDCCNQTYDHQEGSKEKYLGIET; the protein is encoded by the exons ATGG ATGCAAAGCCCAAACCTGAAGCCGAAACCCTCTCATCCTCTCAGCAATGCCGCCACCATCATAGCTTTCCAAACCAGCAACCTCACCGTTGTCCCTTGACGCCTCCGACCCCCTCCGCGATGCCATTGAGGAGCTCCAACGCCGCCAGCGCACCGATGTTGTGTGATTGGGAACCTCAAAGCTTTCTGCTATCATTTAAGCTATTGGGGTTGAGATTCTGCTTCACATTTAAGCTGTCTCGCAGATCGGCCTTCTCTTCGTTGCTCGATTTTAAG GATTATGCCTGGGTTAAAAGGGGATCACTTTTTCCATTTATGGATTATATAGACAG GTTTCAAGACCAGTCTGAACTGGGCAACTGCAAGCCCTGTGATTTCCAGATGGCAACTGAGGAGGGATTTTTGGTGGATCAAGGGTTTAGTGAGAAGTTGATAGCAGATATAAACATGGCAGCTGGGAACCCAGTGTATGATGAATCCGTACTTAGAGGAGTTCAAGAGGCTACTGGTTCAAATCATGATCTCGACTATCAGTTTGTGGACCAG GACATCTattggaagaagaaggatgCAAGAGTCTATGAAGGCTGCGGCTCGGATCTTAGAATGCCAAAGAAAATGAAGGTTTCAACTTCTGGAGGGCAATTCCTTTGTAAATCATGTGCTAAG TTGACAAAACATGTTTGTGGGATATGCAAGAAGTGGAATCAGCCTGACAGTGGAAGTTGG GTTGTTGAAGGCCCTTATGACTCTGTGCCTATTCCTGACGGGGCAGCTCTATCAGCATTTCAGTACTTCGAAAACGTCAGAAATTTCCTTGTGGCTGTGGAGGAATTGGGGCTTCCAACCTTTGAAGCCTCTGATTTGGAACAG GGAGGAAAATCTGCAAGTACAAGGATTGTCAACTGTGTTCTAGCACTAAAATCATATAGTGACTGGAAAAAAGCAGGCGGAAGTGGATCATGGAAATTTGTTGGAAACTTGAAACCGCCTATCTCTGGGAAACCCTTTCTGCGAAAAAATTCTGAACCATTCATGAGTTCTTTTACAAGGACCTTATCATGGAGTGAAAGATCGCAAGATAGTTTCTCCTGTGAAGATCCCAATGAAGCA AGTTCTTCTCATTCCTTACACAAGCTAGCACGTGAAGTTCTTTTGGACAAAAAACAGGAAGAAATTCCATTT GTAAAAGCACATTCCAAAGATAGCCCTGGCCCTGACTCTGACTCTCCATCTCTTTCTGAACCTGGTTCTGGTGATATCAAG aatgAAGAGAAAGCTGCGACTGAAATAAAGAAGGATGATTGTTGCAATCAAACATATGACCATCAAGAGggatcaaaagaaaaatatttag GAATTGAAACATAA
- the LOC112166424 gene encoding uncharacterized protein LOC112166424 isoform X5 translates to MDAKPKPEAETLSSSQQCRHHHSFPNQQPHRCPLTPPTPSAMPLRSSNAASAPMLCDWEPQSFLLSFKLLGLRFCFTFKLSRRSAFSSLLDFKDYAWVKRGSLFPFMDYIDRFQDQSELGNCKPCDFQMATEEGFLVDQGFSEKLIADINMAAGNPVYDESVLRGVQEATGSNHDLDYQFVDQDIYWKKKDARVYEGCGSDLRMPKKMKVSTSGGQFLCKSCAKLTKHVCGICKKWNQPDSGSWVVEGPYDSVPIPDGAALSAFQYFENVRNFLVAVEELGLPTFEASDLEQGGKSASTRIVNCVLALKSYSDWKKAGGSGSWKFVGNLKPPISGKPFLRKNSEPFMSSFTRTLSWSERSQDSFSCEDPNEAVKFFSFLTQAST, encoded by the exons ATGG ATGCAAAGCCCAAACCTGAAGCCGAAACCCTCTCATCCTCTCAGCAATGCCGCCACCATCATAGCTTTCCAAACCAGCAACCTCACCGTTGTCCCTTGACGCCTCCGACCCCCTCCGCGATGCCATTGAGGAGCTCCAACGCCGCCAGCGCACCGATGTTGTGTGATTGGGAACCTCAAAGCTTTCTGCTATCATTTAAGCTATTGGGGTTGAGATTCTGCTTCACATTTAAGCTGTCTCGCAGATCGGCCTTCTCTTCGTTGCTCGATTTTAAG GATTATGCCTGGGTTAAAAGGGGATCACTTTTTCCATTTATGGATTATATAGACAG GTTTCAAGACCAGTCTGAACTGGGCAACTGCAAGCCCTGTGATTTCCAGATGGCAACTGAGGAGGGATTTTTGGTGGATCAAGGGTTTAGTGAGAAGTTGATAGCAGATATAAACATGGCAGCTGGGAACCCAGTGTATGATGAATCCGTACTTAGAGGAGTTCAAGAGGCTACTGGTTCAAATCATGATCTCGACTATCAGTTTGTGGACCAG GACATCTattggaagaagaaggatgCAAGAGTCTATGAAGGCTGCGGCTCGGATCTTAGAATGCCAAAGAAAATGAAGGTTTCAACTTCTGGAGGGCAATTCCTTTGTAAATCATGTGCTAAG TTGACAAAACATGTTTGTGGGATATGCAAGAAGTGGAATCAGCCTGACAGTGGAAGTTGG GTTGTTGAAGGCCCTTATGACTCTGTGCCTATTCCTGACGGGGCAGCTCTATCAGCATTTCAGTACTTCGAAAACGTCAGAAATTTCCTTGTGGCTGTGGAGGAATTGGGGCTTCCAACCTTTGAAGCCTCTGATTTGGAACAG GGAGGAAAATCTGCAAGTACAAGGATTGTCAACTGTGTTCTAGCACTAAAATCATATAGTGACTGGAAAAAAGCAGGCGGAAGTGGATCATGGAAATTTGTTGGAAACTTGAAACCGCCTATCTCTGGGAAACCCTTTCTGCGAAAAAATTCTGAACCATTCATGAGTTCTTTTACAAGGACCTTATCATGGAGTGAAAGATCGCAAGATAGTTTCTCCTGTGAAGATCCCAATGAAGCAGTTA AGTTCTTCTCATTCCTTACACAAGCTAGCACGTGA